The Campylobacter sp. genome contains the following window.
AGCTTTAGCTTGTTCTACGAAAAAATCGTAATTGGCGTTATTGATCTTTCTAGCTACTAAGTATCCTATGCCAGCGCCCACCGCAAGAGCGCACAAGGCGATTAAAATCTCTATCATACTTTCCTCTTTTTAGGTAATTTTGGCTCGGAGTTATGTAAAAATCGCCCTTTACGTCGTGATCAAGCGATAAAATTTCGCTGCAAAAGCAGTCTTTTATACTCACGAACGCGATTGCGGGCTTAAGCTTCAGACCTGAAAAAAACATATCGTAAAATCCTTTCCCATGTCCTATTCTAGCCATTGCGCCATCCACTCCGATAGCTGGAACCACGGCTAGATCGACCTTTTTAAAATATCCGTTTTGTGGAAGCGTCTGCCGCAGCCCAAAGCGTGAAATTTTAAAAGGTTGGCGCAATCTTACCATTTTTAAGCTAATATCCACCATAAACGGAACGTAAAATTCGCAGCTTTTTGATAGCTTTTTTCTTAAAATCAAAACGTTCGGCTCGTAGCTCATCGGCAAAAATATCAAAATTTTACGCGCTTTTAAAAATTTTATCAGCTGCTCCAGCCGCCATAAAAGTGCGTAATGCTCGCATCTAGCCGCGCGCGCGGCGTGAGATTTTAGACGCGATTTGCAAATTGCTCTAAATTCATTCTTTTGCATGGCTTAAGCCTTTTATAAAATTTTAACGCTTATTTTAGCTAGTTTTTGTATAATCTTGCGATTAAATTTTAAGGTTTATTATGAAATTTCGTTTTTTTCTAGCGCTTTTTACGGCTGTTTTGTTTCTTGCGGGTTGCGGCGATGATGAGGATAAAAAATCAAGCGATACCCCGACCGAGGCCAACGCCACGCAGCTGCAGTCAGAAACCGAAGCCGTAATCCAAGTCGATTATACCGCTCCTTTTACACTTCAGCTAAGTAACGGCAAAATTTTAAATATGCAAAAGACAAAGCAAGGCTTTCGAATCGATAATAACTCCACCGCGACGCTATTTGCATTTTTTACGCCGTGGTGCGACGCCTGCGCCGTGCAGGTAAGCGCACTAAATGCCGCCAAACAAGCCTACTCCGGCAAGCTTGATATCATCGGCGTGATGATCGGTGATGCAAATTTAGACGATGCAAAAAATTATGCAAGCGCACACGAAGTAAATTACGCGATCGCTTACGGCGAAGGGACGGACTTTTTTACAAAGGCGCTAGGCGGCATAAACGAAGTGCCGTATATAGCGATATACGACGAAAAGGGCGAGTTTAGCGCGCAATATTTCGGGCTGATGCCGGAAGAAATTTTAATGACCGAATTGGAGAAAATTTTCTGATGTTCGAATTTTTTAAAAAAGGGCTTAGCAAGACCATAGGCGCGATGCGAGGTGCAAAGGGCGAAGATAAAATTTCAAAAGAAATTTTAGAAGAGATACTGCTTGAAGCCGACGTAGGCTACGAGCTCGTGGAGGAAATTTTAGAAAAACTGCCCGCAAAAAAGCTGGTCGCAAAAGACGATCTTAAGGGCATTTTGAAGAGCTACTTCGATTACGAAATCGCTAAACCCGCGAATGAGAAGCCCTTCGTAGAGCTTATCATTGGCGTAAACGGCGCGGGCAAAACTACGACAACCGCAAAGCTTGCAAATTTATATAAAAATAGTGGCCAAAGCGTGATTTTAGGCGCATGCGACACCTTTCGCGCGGGTGCGGTCGAGCAATTAAAAAAATGGGCGCAGATTCTAAATTTACCGATCGTAGCGACCGCGCAGGGGCACGACCCTGCTGCCGTGGCGTTTGACACCGTAAGCTCGGCAAGTGCCAAAAACATCGATCGCGTCCTGATCGACACCGCTGGACGCCTGCAAAACCAGAAAAATTTAGCCGCAGAGTTAG
Protein-coding sequences here:
- a CDS encoding 5-formyltetrahydrofolate cyclo-ligase, producing MQKNEFRAICKSRLKSHAARAARCEHYALLWRLEQLIKFLKARKILIFLPMSYEPNVLILRKKLSKSCEFYVPFMVDISLKMVRLRQPFKISRFGLRQTLPQNGYFKKVDLAVVPAIGVDGAMARIGHGKGFYDMFFSGLKLKPAIAFVSIKDCFCSEILSLDHDVKGDFYITPSQNYLKRGKYDRDFNRLVRSCGGRWHRILSS
- the ftsY gene encoding signal recognition particle-docking protein FtsY translates to MFEFFKKGLSKTIGAMRGAKGEDKISKEILEEILLEADVGYELVEEILEKLPAKKLVAKDDLKGILKSYFDYEIAKPANEKPFVELIIGVNGAGKTTTTAKLANLYKNSGQSVILGACDTFRAGAVEQLKKWAQILNLPIVATAQGHDPAAVAFDTVSSASAKNIDRVLIDTAGRLQNQKNLAAELEKIVRICDRAKSGAPHRKIIVLDATQGNHSVAQARAFNEIVRLDGIIITKLDGTPKGGALFAIARELRLPILFVGVGERMEDLAEFNSDEFVETLVEGIYA
- a CDS encoding TlpA disulfide reductase family protein is translated as MKFRFFLALFTAVLFLAGCGDDEDKKSSDTPTEANATQLQSETEAVIQVDYTAPFTLQLSNGKILNMQKTKQGFRIDNNSTATLFAFFTPWCDACAVQVSALNAAKQAYSGKLDIIGVMIGDANLDDAKNYASAHEVNYAIAYGEGTDFFTKALGGINEVPYIAIYDEKGEFSAQYFGLMPEEILMTELEKIF